Proteins encoded within one genomic window of Nitrospina gracilis 3/211:
- a CDS encoding formylglycine-generating enzyme family protein, with protein MFPPSVKPDCSFLLKLCVVVSMLYAPSSAFAESSSPENMVLINASGFVRGMDADKARLLKEGSGSTALTPMSEEAFRDEGPARMIYLDSYYIDKFEVSNAQYTEFIMATDYPAPAYWDHHELNKPDYPVTGVNWFDANAYCHWANKRLPTEAEWEKAARGPAGFLYPWGNGLDYSKANFARGKRGETYITQPVDSHPEGKSYYGVYNMAGNVFEWVQDWYDPNYYKTSKDVRNPKGPDLDPIPGTAGNLPPGQAGGNGKKKVIRGGSWFAPAQSVTTTHRFWNDPMNNSYGVGLGFRCARDFEEQPAMESRMHYMDALIHMGAEKFERAREAIQKALQLEPENKEYRNLQKMIANRL; from the coding sequence ATGTTTCCACCATCTGTCAAACCCGATTGCAGTTTTCTTCTGAAGCTTTGCGTGGTGGTTTCCATGCTGTACGCGCCAAGCTCGGCTTTTGCCGAATCCTCCTCACCCGAAAACATGGTGCTGATAAACGCAAGCGGTTTTGTCCGCGGCATGGATGCCGACAAGGCCCGTCTCCTGAAAGAAGGTTCGGGTTCGACCGCCCTTACACCCATGTCGGAAGAAGCGTTTCGGGATGAAGGGCCGGCGCGCATGATTTACCTCGATTCCTATTACATCGACAAATTCGAAGTGTCCAACGCGCAGTACACCGAATTCATCATGGCCACGGATTACCCGGCTCCGGCTTACTGGGATCACCATGAACTGAACAAACCGGATTACCCGGTAACGGGCGTGAACTGGTTCGACGCCAACGCGTATTGCCACTGGGCCAACAAACGCCTGCCGACCGAAGCGGAATGGGAAAAGGCGGCGCGGGGTCCGGCGGGTTTCCTCTATCCCTGGGGCAACGGACTCGATTACAGCAAGGCCAATTTCGCCCGCGGTAAAAGGGGCGAAACGTACATCACCCAGCCGGTGGACTCGCATCCGGAGGGTAAAAGTTATTACGGCGTATACAACATGGCGGGGAATGTTTTTGAATGGGTGCAGGACTGGTACGACCCAAACTACTACAAGACTTCCAAGGATGTGAGAAACCCGAAAGGCCCCGACTTGGATCCGATTCCAGGCACGGCAGGCAATTTGCCTCCTGGTCAGGCCGGGGGCAATGGCAAAAAGAAAGTCATCCGCGGCGGCTCCTGGTTTGCTCCGGCGCAAAGCGTCACCACCACGCACCGGTTCTGGAACGACCCGATGAACAATTCCTACGGAGTGGGTCTGGGCTTTCGTTGCGCTCGTGACTTTGAGGAACAACCCGCAATGGAGTCGCGTATGCATTACATGGATGCGTTGATCCACATGGGAGCTGAAAAGTTCGAGCGGGCCCGGGAGGCCATTCAAAAAGCCTTGCAGCTGGAGCCGGAAAACAAGGAATACCGGAACCTTCAAAAAATGATCGCAAACAGGTTGTGA
- a CDS encoding RHS repeat-associated core domain-containing protein, with the protein MTFDAGGGLATQTDTLRINGRVFTSVFDRTQLKFTDTSPTGRTTTSFIDAQGRIVQQEIPNIFDTGFQYDARGRLTTVTQGTSPDDRQSTIAYNAAGFIGSITDPLGRAVQFEYDAVGRVTKQILPDLREINFTYDANGNVTSITPPGRPQHGFAYSAVNLETDYDPPNIGLPQHARQFAYNLDKQPTLITRPDGQTISFNYDAGGRLGSFVIPRGTISFGYDGVTGNLNTITAPGGEGLSFTYDGSLLLSTNWSGSISGFVSRAYDNNFRVTSRSVNGSHSISFAYDQDSLLTSAGSEMLTRDASNGLLTGTTLGNVTDSLSYNGFGEVSAYSVDANGTPAFSTDFTRDKLGRIIQKVETVQGVQHTYNYDYDPAGRLIEAKKDSVVTATYTYDSNSNRLNDGAVYDDQDRLVSTNTATYTYTDNGELLTKTEGGQTTTYNYDVLGNLISVQLPSGNLIEYVVDGRNRRIGKKVDRVLERAWLYKDSLNPIAELDGSGNVVSRFVYASRGNVPDYVIQGGVAYRIVSDHLGSPRLVIDTGTGAVVQTMDYDAWGNVLVDTNPGFQPFGFAGGLYDADTKLVRFGARDYDPQTGRWTSKDPIDFNGGDPNLFGYLQNDPINFVDPLGIFEFTEEELELLSLAAALPFIDGPLPIGDAGGLAIFGGVLAKKTIQEVSKVCLKQHGKKLIKGAYEFISQSGKRYTGSGKDVYRRLLEHLRSGKLKPKDIKSIKIHEVKGPKINRLKREQEIINKFGLKNLENKINAVRQK; encoded by the coding sequence GTGACGTTCGACGCGGGCGGCGGGCTGGCCACGCAGACGGACACGCTCCGCATCAACGGGCGCGTGTTCACCAGCGTGTTCGATAGGACGCAGTTGAAGTTCACGGACACCTCGCCCACGGGCCGGACCACCACGTCGTTCATCGACGCCCAGGGCCGCATCGTCCAGCAGGAAATCCCCAACATCTTCGACACCGGTTTCCAGTACGACGCGCGGGGACGGCTCACCACGGTCACGCAGGGCACGTCGCCCGACGACCGGCAGAGCACGATTGCGTACAACGCCGCCGGGTTCATTGGGTCGATCACGGACCCGCTGGGGCGTGCGGTGCAGTTCGAATACGACGCGGTGGGGCGCGTCACCAAGCAGATCCTGCCCGACCTGCGTGAAATCAATTTCACGTACGACGCCAACGGTAATGTCACCTCCATCACCCCGCCCGGCCGGCCGCAACACGGCTTCGCCTATTCTGCCGTGAACCTGGAGACGGATTACGACCCGCCCAACATCGGCCTCCCCCAGCACGCCAGGCAGTTTGCGTACAATCTGGATAAACAGCCGACGCTCATCACACGCCCCGACGGCCAAACCATATCGTTCAACTACGATGCCGGAGGACGCCTCGGCAGTTTCGTCATTCCGCGCGGGACTATAAGTTTCGGGTACGACGGCGTGACGGGGAACCTGAACACCATCACCGCTCCCGGCGGGGAAGGGTTGTCGTTCACGTATGACGGGTCGTTACTGCTTTCCACGAACTGGTCGGGAAGCATTTCCGGTTTCGTTTCCCGCGCTTATGACAATAATTTTAGAGTGACCAGCCGAAGTGTGAATGGATCGCACTCAATTTCATTTGCATATGACCAGGATTCTCTGCTGACCAGCGCCGGAAGTGAAATGTTGACGCGGGACGCGTCCAATGGGTTGCTGACGGGGACGACGTTGGGCAACGTGACCGATTCCCTTTCGTACAATGGATTCGGGGAGGTTTCCGCCTACTCCGTGGATGCGAATGGAACCCCGGCGTTTTCAACGGATTTTACGCGGGACAAACTGGGCCGCATTATTCAGAAAGTTGAAACCGTGCAAGGTGTCCAGCATACTTATAATTACGATTATGATCCTGCGGGGCGGTTGATCGAAGCCAAAAAAGACAGTGTGGTGACGGCCACCTATACTTATGATTCGAATAGCAATCGATTGAACGATGGAGCGGTGTATGACGATCAGGATCGCCTGGTTTCCACCAACACCGCCACCTACACGTACACGGATAATGGAGAACTGCTGACCAAGACGGAAGGCGGTCAGACAACAACATATAATTACGATGTTCTGGGAAATCTCATCTCGGTGCAATTGCCGAGCGGGAACTTGATCGAGTATGTTGTGGATGGCCGGAACCGCCGAATCGGCAAAAAAGTGGATAGGGTGTTGGAGAGGGCGTGGTTGTATAAAGACAGCCTCAACCCCATTGCGGAACTCGACGGATCAGGAAATGTGGTATCGAGGTTTGTGTATGCGTCCAGAGGGAACGTTCCGGATTATGTGATTCAGGGAGGGGTGGCCTACCGCATCGTGAGCGACCACCTGGGAAGCCCAAGGCTGGTTATCGATACCGGAACCGGAGCCGTGGTGCAAACCATGGACTATGACGCCTGGGGGAATGTCCTCGTCGACACCAATCCGGGCTTTCAACCTTTCGGGTTTGCGGGTGGTCTGTATGATGCGGACACGAAGCTGGTGAGATTCGGAGCAAGGGACTACGATCCACAAACAGGCAGGTGGACAAGTAAGGATCCAATAGATTTTAATGGAGGCGATCCCAATCTTTTCGGTTATTTGCAAAATGATCCTATAAACTTTGTTGATCCCTTAGGTATATTTGAATTTACTGAGGAGGAGTTGGAATTATTAAGTTTGGCTGCGGCTCTTCCTTTTATCGATGGTCCGCTACCTATAGGAGATGCGGGAGGCCTGGCTATATTTGGTGGGGTGTTAGCCAAAAAGACAATTCAAGAGGTTTCAAAAGTTTGTTTAAAACAGCATGGGAAGAAATTAATTAAAGGCGCATATGAGTTTATATCCCAGTCAGGTAAAAGGTATACAGGATCGGGCAAGGATGTGTATAGGCGATTATTGGAGCATTTAAGGAGTGGAAAGTTAAAGCCAAAAGACATTAAATCGATAAAAATACATGAAGTAAAGGGTCCCAAAATAAATCGTTTAAAGCGAGAGCAAGAGATAATAAATAAATTTGGCCTTAAAAACCTTGAAAATAAAATAAACGCAGTTAGACAAAAATAG
- a CDS encoding DNA polymerase III subunit alpha: protein AVRDRLEYELDVIGRMDFASYFLLVWDIVEEAHRRGILTVGRGSAANSLVCRVLGITEVDPIRHNLYFERFLNLERSDFPDIDIDFPWNRRDEMIQYVFDRYGSEHVALISSHIHMRGRSTLREVGKALGLAAVDIDKLTRNLPHSAHVDNLDAVRDAVPECRDLPLDEEPYRSVIEQAAKVEGVPRHLSIHCGGIVVSPGRITDLVPLQTTPKGFVVTQLDMYPVEDLGLLKIDLLAQRGLAVEIDTVRWVRERYGAAPDFDRIDPVTDDKTRALIMRGNTIGCFYIESPSMRNLLQKLKVDSFEELTAASSIIRPGVASSGMMQAYIRRHNGKEPVTYLHPKLEAVLAETCGIMIYQEDVIKVAHAIAGMGLGEAEGLRKCMSKKRDWERMETYRERFLSGAKQNGVAGATALEIWRQIESFAGYSFCKAHSASFALESYRAAYLKAHHPAAFMAAVLSNEGGFYDACAYTEEARRLGLDILPPHVNHSRYHFTAERVDAVRVGLMQVKGLSRGGIESILRAREARRFDTLHDFMERVPLEEPELDSLIYCGALDGLGPSRPVMLCEMMKWCRNLPRTKNKSQKPLPLARGGRRWVVPELKEYDARACGLADLETLELMVKAHPMSLFGITEKTWPRGFIRAKDLATTRRKFVTMTGLLVTYKSTRTTKGELMKFVSLEDPTGIFEVTLFPKVYRKYGHLLRGKGPFIVKGQVEEDSGNRTVTALWVNDGWGTG from the coding sequence GCGCCGTCCGCGACCGCCTCGAATACGAACTGGATGTCATCGGGCGCATGGACTTCGCTTCGTACTTCCTGCTGGTGTGGGACATCGTCGAGGAGGCGCACCGCCGGGGCATCCTCACCGTGGGGCGCGGCTCGGCGGCGAACAGCCTGGTGTGCCGTGTGCTGGGCATCACGGAAGTCGATCCCATCCGCCACAACCTGTACTTCGAACGCTTCCTCAATCTCGAGCGCTCGGACTTCCCGGACATCGACATCGATTTCCCGTGGAACCGCCGCGACGAAATGATCCAGTACGTGTTCGACCGTTATGGATCGGAGCACGTCGCCCTCATCTCGTCGCACATCCACATGCGCGGCCGCTCGACCCTGCGCGAGGTGGGCAAGGCGCTGGGCCTGGCCGCCGTGGACATCGACAAGCTCACCCGCAACCTGCCGCATTCGGCGCACGTGGACAACCTCGACGCCGTGCGCGACGCGGTGCCGGAATGCCGCGACCTGCCTCTCGACGAGGAGCCGTACAGGAGCGTTATCGAGCAGGCGGCGAAGGTGGAAGGCGTGCCGCGTCACCTGTCCATCCACTGCGGCGGCATCGTGGTGAGCCCGGGACGCATCACCGACCTGGTGCCGCTGCAGACCACGCCGAAGGGATTCGTGGTGACGCAACTCGACATGTACCCGGTGGAAGACCTCGGCCTGCTCAAGATCGACCTGCTCGCACAGAGGGGGCTGGCGGTGGAGATCGACACCGTGCGCTGGGTGCGGGAGCGTTATGGCGCGGCGCCGGACTTCGACCGCATCGATCCCGTGACCGACGACAAAACGCGCGCGCTCATCATGCGGGGCAACACCATCGGATGTTTCTACATCGAGTCGCCCAGTATGCGGAACCTCCTGCAGAAACTGAAAGTCGATTCGTTCGAGGAACTCACCGCCGCCAGTTCCATCATCCGTCCCGGCGTGGCCAGCAGCGGCATGATGCAGGCATACATCCGCCGTCACAACGGCAAGGAGCCGGTGACGTACCTGCACCCGAAGCTCGAGGCGGTGCTTGCCGAGACCTGCGGCATCATGATTTACCAGGAGGACGTCATCAAGGTGGCGCACGCCATCGCCGGCATGGGGCTGGGCGAGGCGGAGGGGTTGCGCAAGTGCATGAGCAAGAAGCGCGACTGGGAACGGATGGAAACCTACCGCGAGCGGTTTCTTTCGGGCGCGAAACAAAACGGCGTGGCGGGCGCCACGGCGCTCGAGATCTGGCGGCAGATCGAAAGTTTCGCGGGCTATTCATTCTGCAAGGCGCACAGCGCGTCGTTCGCCTTGGAGTCGTACCGCGCCGCGTACCTGAAGGCGCATCACCCGGCGGCGTTCATGGCGGCGGTGCTTTCCAACGAAGGCGGCTTCTACGATGCCTGCGCCTACACGGAAGAAGCCCGGCGGCTGGGACTCGACATCCTTCCTCCGCACGTCAACCACAGCCGGTATCATTTCACCGCCGAGCGCGTCGATGCGGTGCGCGTGGGACTGATGCAGGTGAAGGGGCTGAGCCGCGGCGGCATCGAGTCCATCCTGCGCGCGCGGGAGGCGCGGCGGTTCGACACGTTGCACGACTTCATGGAGCGCGTGCCGCTGGAGGAGCCGGAGCTGGATTCGCTGATTTACTGCGGCGCGCTGGACGGGCTGGGGCCGTCGCGTCCGGTCATGCTGTGCGAGATGATGAAGTGGTGCCGCAACCTGCCCCGGACAAAAAACAAATCACAAAAGCCGTTGCCGCTGGCCCGCGGCGGGCGTCGCTGGGTGGTGCCGGAATTGAAAGAATACGACGCCAGGGCGTGCGGACTGGCGGACCTGGAGACGCTGGAGTTGATGGTGAAGGCGCACCCGATGTCCCTGTTCGGCATCACCGAAAAGACCTGGCCCCGGGGCTTCATCCGGGCGAAAGACCTCGCCACCACGCGCCGAAAGTTCGTGACCATGACCGGGTTGCTCGTGACGTACAAATCGACGCGCACGACGAAAGGCGAACTCATGAAGTTTGTCAGCCTGGAAGACCCGACGGGAATTTTTGAAGTGACCCTGTTCCCGAAAGTTTACAGGAAGTACGGTCACCTGCTCCGCGGCAAGGGACCGTTCATCGTGAAGGGGCAGGTGGAAGAGGACAGCGGCAACCGCACGGTGACGGCGCTGTGGGTGAATGACGGATGGGGAACGGGATGA
- a CDS encoding PHP domain-containing protein: MWVPLNCHSVYSFMRGTAWIEDLARAALDMGCPALALTDTDGTYGAVAFQRAMQAAGIRPLFGAEVTDPATGAHAVLLAKTLAGYGEVCRVVTDRQLDKNFSLAERLQHCGDAVIILSPDLTVIDAIARARGSGSLGIEWIRWRTGTRHDIDVWEFSRRHGIPLVASNRIFFLKPEDGHTHRLVTAIRENRLLDALPPESTASPEAWFKSP, from the coding sequence ATGTGGGTGCCGCTCAACTGTCACAGTGTCTATTCCTTCATGAGGGGGACGGCGTGGATCGAGGACCTCGCCCGCGCCGCCCTGGACATGGGGTGTCCGGCCCTGGCGCTCACCGACACCGACGGGACTTATGGCGCGGTCGCGTTCCAGCGAGCGATGCAGGCGGCGGGCATCCGGCCCCTCTTCGGCGCGGAGGTGACCGATCCCGCAACCGGCGCGCACGCGGTGCTGCTGGCAAAAACCCTCGCGGGTTACGGCGAGGTCTGTCGCGTCGTCACCGACCGCCAGCTCGACAAGAACTTCTCCCTGGCGGAGCGGTTGCAGCACTGCGGCGATGCGGTGATCATCCTGAGTCCCGACCTCACTGTGATCGATGCGATCGCCCGCGCGCGGGGGAGCGGCAGCCTCGGGATCGAATGGATTCGCTGGCGCACGGGAACGCGTCACGACATCGACGTCTGGGAGTTTTCGCGCCGGCACGGCATCCCGCTGGTGGCTTCCAACCGCATCTTCTTTTTGAAACCGGAGGACGGGCACACGCACCGGCTGGTGACGGCGATCCGCGAAAACCGCCTGCTCGATGCGCTGCCGCCGGAAAGCACCGCCAGCCCCGAAGCGTGGTTCAAAAGTCC
- a CDS encoding RHS repeat domain-containing protein, whose protein sequence is MGSVSRTYDNSFRITSRSVNGGNTISFTYDQDDLLTSAGSETLTNDPNNGLLTGTSLGVVTDSYAYNGFAEMADYEAQVSGTPVFGTVFERDKLGRITKKTETVNGVTHVFDYTYDTAGRLHEVFKDSVLQNTYTYDANGNRLNNGAVYDDQDRLVSTSTATYTYTANGELASKTEGGQTTTYNYDVVGNLISVTLPDSTLIEYVIDGRSRRVGKKVNGVLTKAWLYKDGLNPIAELDGAGNVVSRFVYASKSNIPDYVIKAGITYRIVSDHLGSPRQVIDTSDGTTVQQRDYDEWGNVLFDTNPGFIPFGFAGGVYDQDTKLVRFGARDYDPQTSRWTSKDPIRFGGGDVNFFGYVMADPVNMVDPNGQVPPAAVAGFVATGKLIGGVAFGVFAGATGGAISGGKTGAVIGGFVGGIVGLYNPLGSKEAGLFAAALTRTAVAAAENVVAQALGNIVRIIRGNCTLVFDPIEAVFAGFGNLLGRGLAKPSDFGKYGIEFLDSIFAGGGARAGQMVGGQLSGNDNGQISFKNPFQ, encoded by the coding sequence GTGGGGAGTGTGAGCAGGACGTATGACAACAGTTTCCGGATCACGTCCCGGAGCGTGAACGGCGGCAACACGATCAGCTTCACCTACGATCAGGACGACCTGTTGACCTCCGCCGGATCGGAGACCTTGACCAACGATCCGAATAATGGGTTGCTGACGGGAACCTCATTAGGTGTGGTCACGGATTCGTACGCGTACAACGGCTTTGCGGAGATGGCGGATTACGAGGCGCAGGTTTCCGGGACGCCCGTCTTCGGCACCGTGTTCGAGCGGGACAAGCTGGGACGGATCACCAAAAAGACCGAAACCGTGAACGGGGTGACGCATGTGTTCGATTACACCTACGACACGGCGGGACGCCTGCACGAGGTCTTCAAGGACAGCGTTCTGCAAAACACGTACACCTACGACGCTAATGGAAATAGATTGAATAACGGCGCGGTGTATGACGACCAGGATCGATTGGTCTCGACGAGCACAGCGACCTACACTTATACTGCCAATGGTGAGTTGGCGAGCAAGACCGAGGGTGGCCAAACCACGACGTATAATTACGATGTGGTGGGCAACCTGATCTCCGTCACCCTGCCCGACAGCACGTTGATCGAATACGTGATCGATGGAAGAAGCCGGAGGGTGGGGAAGAAAGTGAACGGCGTCCTCACCAAAGCGTGGCTGTACAAGGACGGCCTGAACCCAATCGCTGAGCTGGACGGCGCAGGCAATGTGGTGAGCCGTTTCGTGTATGCGAGTAAGTCAAATATTCCGGATTATGTCATAAAAGCGGGAATAACCTATCGCATCGTTTCCGATCATCTCGGATCACCCCGACAAGTCATTGATACGAGCGACGGCACCACGGTTCAACAACGGGACTATGACGAATGGGGAAATGTTTTATTTGATACAAATCCGGGATTTATTCCTTTCGGATTTGCAGGTGGTGTTTATGACCAAGATACTAAGCTGGTAAGGTTTGGAGCGAGGGACTACGATCCGCAAACCAGCAGGTGGACAAGTAAAGACCCGATTCGGTTTGGGGGTGGGGATGTCAATTTTTTCGGGTACGTTATGGCGGACCCGGTTAATATGGTTGATCCGAACGGCCAGGTTCCACCCGCTGCAGTGGCAGGATTTGTGGCGACAGGGAAGCTTATAGGAGGAGTTGCATTTGGAGTTTTTGCAGGGGCAACTGGTGGTGCTATCTCTGGTGGAAAAACCGGAGCTGTCATAGGTGGGTTCGTTGGGGGCATTGTCGGACTTTACAATCCACTGGGCTCAAAAGAAGCCGGTCTATTTGCTGCGGCGTTAACTAGAACCGCTGTCGCCGCTGCGGAGAATGTTGTTGCTCAAGCTCTGGGAAATATTGTGAGGATAATCAGAGGTAATTGTACGCTTGTTTTTGATCCAATTGAGGCTGTATTTGCTGGATTTGGAAATTTGCTGGGCAGAGGTTTAGCAAAGCCTTCCGATTTTGGAAAGTACGGCATTGAATTTCTAGATTCCATTTTTGCTGGAGGGGGAGCAAGAGCGGGGCAAATGGTAGGTGGGCAGTTATCAGGCAATGATAATGGGCAGATAAGTTTTAAGAATCCTTTTCAATAA
- a CDS encoding RHS repeat-associated core domain-containing protein: MEYDEWGNVLVDTNPGFQPFAFAGGLYDQDTKLVRFGARDYDPEIGRWTSKDPVGIKEGSFNLFRYAVNDPVNLIDLTGDHPAWIVYTAAVLVVVTVVDFVLKSFVTEEIDTDDENLTNPKETSPEFEIIVPGTNSPKTKADEQRERSERERKTPTARVPFEKPQVKPRSRPGSSRIFTPRRLIDERLEKFQKIFNFFKNEVFCL; encoded by the coding sequence ATGGAGTACGACGAATGGGGCAACGTGCTGGTGGACACCAACCCCGGCTTTCAGCCGTTCGCCTTCGCGGGAGGTTTGTACGATCAGGATACCAAACTCGTCCGCTTCGGCGCCCGCGACTACGATCCCGAAATTGGCAGGTGGACCAGCAAGGATCCGGTGGGGATAAAAGAAGGTAGCTTTAATCTATTTAGGTACGCGGTAAACGATCCGGTCAATTTAATTGATCTGACTGGTGATCATCCAGCATGGATTGTATACACCGCTGCAGTATTGGTAGTTGTGACAGTAGTAGACTTTGTTCTGAAATCTTTTGTTACCGAAGAAATTGACACAGATGACGAGAATTTAACCAATCCAAAGGAAACTTCACCGGAATTTGAAATAATTGTTCCAGGAACAAATAGCCCAAAAACAAAAGCAGATGAACAGAGAGAAAGATCTGAGAGAGAAAGAAAAACGCCTACAGCAAGAGTTCCTTTCGAAAAGCCACAGGTAAAACCGAGGTCTAGACCAGGATCGAGTAGGATTTTTACTCCTAGAAGGCTAATTGATGAGAGGCTCGAAAAATTTCAAAAAATATTTAATTTTTTTAAAAATGAAGTTTTCTGTTTGTAA
- a CDS encoding RHS repeat domain-containing protein, with amino-acid sequence MAGSVSRSYDNSFRITSRSVNGGNTISFAYDQDDLLTSAGSETLTNDPNNGLLTGTSLGVVTDSYAYNGFAEMADYEAQVSGTPVFGTVFERDKLGRITKKTETVNGVTHVYDYTYDTAGRLHEVFKDSVLQNTYTYDANGNRLNNGAVYDDQDRLVSTSTATYTYTDNGELASKTEGGQTTTYNYDVVGNLISVTLPDSTLIEYVIDGANRRVGKRVDGVLVKGWLYKDSLNPIAELDGAGNVVARFIYSSKGNVPDYVIQGGVTYRIVSDHLGSPRQVINTSDGTVIQQLDYDEWGNVTVDTNPGFTPFGFAGGIYDQDTKLVRFGFRDYDAEVGRWTSKDPADFSGAMNLFGYARQDPINFVDATGKTDKPQKRPKNFLAKLRNFRGLNIISSTLDFCIDLYLRSLGDTKEETPNVESDVFRQGEDFELTIQGSEVPISFLAEVSITGDILHLKNIAVYGEGTQPLTGQTKYILQGKTQLTNLAKEEGFSKLRLTGVRVPASTSANPGKPIDIILDLD; translated from the coding sequence GTGGCGGGGAGTGTGAGTAGGTCGTATGACAACAGTTTCCGCATCACGTCAAGGAGCGTGAACGGCGGCAATACGATCAGTTTTGCCTACGATCAGGACGACCTGTTGACGTCGGCGGGATCGGAGACGTTGACCAACGATCCTAATAATGGACTTCTAACCGGAACGTCATTGGGTGTGGTCACGGATTCGTATGCGTACAACGGCTTTGCGGAGATGGCGGACTACGAGGCGCAGGTATCCGGGACGCCTGTTTTCGGCACCGTGTTCGAGCGCGACAAGCTGGGGAGGATCACCAAAAAGACCGAGACAGTGAACGGCGTGACGCATGTCTATGACTACACCTATGACACGGCGGGGCGGCTCCACGAGGTCTTCAAGGACAGCGTGTTGCAGAATACGTACACCTATGATGCGAATGGAAACCGGTTGAATAACGGCGCGGTGTATGACGATCAGGACCGGTTGGTCTCGACCAGCACCGCGACCTACACTTACACTGATAACGGTGAGTTGGCGAGCAAGACTGAGGGCGGCCAGACCACGACGTACAATTACGACGTGGTGGGCAACCTGATTTCCGTCACCCTGCCCGACAGCACGTTGATCGAATACGTGATCGATGGTGCAAATCGCAGAGTCGGGAAAAGGGTGGACGGGGTTTTGGTCAAGGGGTGGTTGTATAAAGACTCACTCAATCCCATTGCGGAGTTGGATGGAGCCGGGAACGTAGTTGCAAGATTCATCTACAGTTCCAAAGGCAATGTCCCAGACTATGTGATTCAGGGTGGAGTCACCTATCGAATAGTCAGTGATCATCTTGGATCACCAAGACAGGTGATCAACACGTCGGATGGAACGGTTATTCAGCAACTCGATTACGATGAGTGGGGCAACGTAACTGTAGATACCAATCCGGGATTCACTCCGTTCGGGTTTGCAGGAGGGATTTATGACCAAGACACCAAGCTAGTAAGGTTTGGTTTCAGAGATTATGACGCCGAAGTTGGACGGTGGACCAGTAAAGATCCAGCTGACTTTAGTGGGGCAATGAACCTGTTTGGTTATGCAAGGCAGGACCCTATAAACTTTGTAGATGCTACAGGTAAAACTGATAAACCTCAAAAGAGACCGAAAAATTTTCTCGCTAAACTTAGAAACTTTAGAGGTCTAAACATTATTAGTTCTACCTTAGATTTCTGTATAGATCTTTACCTGAGATCGTTGGGTGATACTAAAGAAGAGACACCTAATGTGGAAAGTGATGTCTTCCGGCAAGGAGAAGATTTTGAATTAACCATACAAGGATCTGAGGTTCCAATAAGTTTTCTTGCAGAGGTTAGTATAACCGGGGATATCCTCCACCTAAAAAATATTGCGGTATATGGAGAAGGAACACAACCGCTTACCGGGCAGACCAAATATATTTTACAGGGTAAAACTCAACTAACTAATTTAGCTAAAGAAGAAGGGTTTAGTAAGTTAAGATTAACTGGGGTGAGAGTTCCAGCAAGCACTTCGGCTAATCCTGGCAAGCCAATTGATATCATTCTAGATCTTGATTGA
- a CDS encoding c-type cytochrome — protein MLTVLVIGSLLVLGRGDLSAEDLVETGICPQIRNTLSAPGEFLKRKNPLRKEPRHLKRGKVLALIKAKPLACKQCHGMKGNGMGAMAPNMDPKPRNFTCKMTMGTIPDGQLFWIIKNGSKGTSMPAYSHLSDERIWQIIHYIRSLSSEKNGVPE, from the coding sequence ATGCTCACAGTATTGGTCATCGGTTCCCTGCTGGTTTTGGGTCGCGGAGACCTGAGTGCCGAAGACTTGGTGGAGACGGGAATCTGTCCTCAAATCAGGAACACGCTTTCCGCACCGGGAGAGTTTTTGAAAAGAAAAAATCCACTTCGCAAAGAACCGCGTCATCTGAAACGAGGCAAGGTGCTGGCGTTGATCAAAGCGAAACCCCTTGCCTGCAAGCAGTGTCACGGAATGAAGGGGAATGGAATGGGCGCCATGGCCCCGAACATGGATCCGAAACCACGCAACTTCACCTGCAAAATGACCATGGGCACCATTCCCGACGGACAGTTGTTCTGGATCATCAAGAACGGGTCGAAAGGCACGTCAATGCCTGCTTATTCGCACCTGTCGGATGAAAGAATCTGGCAAATCATCCATTACATTCGTTCACTTTCCAGTGAAAAAAATGGGGTGCCGGAATGA